A single genomic interval of Sebastes umbrosus isolate fSebUmb1 chromosome 11, fSebUmb1.pri, whole genome shotgun sequence harbors:
- the chn2 gene encoding beta-chimaerin isoform X2, with the protein MSDWISEGAYLIRESQRQPGTHTLALRFGHQTLNYRLFYDGKHFVGEKRFESVHDLVTDALITLYIETKAAEYIAKMTTNPIYEHLGYTSLLKDKMVHRLSRGRTEPRRVTFQRDERITSPLVRRSALKDTPEKQCFYEKIHNFKVHTFRGPHWCEYCANFMWGLIAQGVRCSDCGLNVHKQCSKLVPSDCQPDLRRIKKVFSCDLTTLVKAHNTTRPMVVDMCIREIELRGMKSEGLYRVSGFSEHIEDVRLSFDRDGEKADISASAYADINIIAGALKLYLRDLPIPVITFDLYSKFIQAAKLPNAESRLEAVHESLLQLPPAHYETLRYLMAHLKRVTQFEKDNLMNSENLGIVYGPTLMQPPEQNALITLNDMRQQKLVVQLMIEHEDVLF; encoded by the exons ATGTCGGACTGGATTT CAGAGGGTGCTTACCTCATCAGGGAGAGCCAAAGACAGCCAGGGACACACACCTTGGCCTTAAG GTTCGGGCACCAGACCCTCAACTACAGATTGTTCTATGACGGGAAGCACTTTGTCGGAGAGAAGAGGTTCGAGTCGGTCCATGACCTCGTGACGGACGCCCTCATCACTCTCTACATCGAGACCAAGGCGGCGGAGTACATCGCCAAAATGACCACTAACCCCATCTACGAGCATCTCGGTTACACGTCGTTGCTCAAGGACAAGATGGTGCACAGGCTGAGCCGCGGACGCACGGAGCCACGCAGGGTCACCTTCCAGAGAGATGAAAGG ATCACCTCACCTCTGGTGCGACGGAGTGCCTTGAAGGATACACCAGAGAAGCAGTGCTTCTATGAGAAGATACACAACTTCAAG GTACACACCTTCCGAGGCCCGCACTGGTGCGAGTACTGTGCCAACTTTATGTGGGGCCTCATCGCCCAGGGTGTCCGCTGCTCAG ATTGCGGGCTGAATGTACACAAACAGTGCTCCAAACTGGTTCCCAGCGACTGCCAGCCGGACCTGCGCAGGATAAAGAAAGTCTTCAGCTGTGACCTCACCACGCTTGTCAAAGCTCATAACACGACGCGGCCCATGGTGGTGGACATGTGTATTCGAGAGATAGAGCTGAGAG GTATGAAATCTGAAGGTCTCTACCGGGTGTCTGGCTTCTCAGAGCACATAGAGGATGTGAGGCTCTCCTTTGACCGAG ATGGTGAAAAGGCTGACATCAGTGCCAGTGCCTATGCAGACATCAACATCATTGCTGGTGCTTTGAAGCTCTACTTAAGAGACCTTCCCATTCCAGTCATTACGTTTGACTTGTACTCAAAATTTATTCAAGCTGCAA AACTTCCAAATGCTGAATCCAGACTGGAGGCCGTCCACGAGAGTCTTCTGCAGCTCCCCCCGGCCCACTACGAGACCCTACGTTACCTGATGGCTCACCTCAAGAG ggTGACACAGTTCGAAAAGGACAATTTAATGAATTCGGAGAACCTTGGGATTGTCTACGGTCCAACGCTCATGCAGCCGCCGGAGCAGAATGCCTTGATAACCCTGAATGACATGAGGCAGCAGAAACTAGTGGTGCAGCTTATGATCGAGCATGAAGATGTCTTATTCTAA
- the chn2 gene encoding beta-chimaerin isoform X1, with the protein MAASSNSSLSGSSVSSDPEDYQPPIWKSYLYQLQQEAPRPKRITCPQEMENRPKYYGREFHGMISREYADELLAGAEGAYLIRESQRQPGTHTLALRFGHQTLNYRLFYDGKHFVGEKRFESVHDLVTDALITLYIETKAAEYIAKMTTNPIYEHLGYTSLLKDKMVHRLSRGRTEPRRVTFQRDERITSPLVRRSALKDTPEKQCFYEKIHNFKVHTFRGPHWCEYCANFMWGLIAQGVRCSDCGLNVHKQCSKLVPSDCQPDLRRIKKVFSCDLTTLVKAHNTTRPMVVDMCIREIELRGMKSEGLYRVSGFSEHIEDVRLSFDRDGEKADISASAYADINIIAGALKLYLRDLPIPVITFDLYSKFIQAAKLPNAESRLEAVHESLLQLPPAHYETLRYLMAHLKRVTQFEKDNLMNSENLGIVYGPTLMQPPEQNALITLNDMRQQKLVVQLMIEHEDVLF; encoded by the exons acCCTGAGGATTACCAACCGCCCATATGGAAGTCCTACT TGTACCAGCTACAGCAGGAAGCCCCGAGACCAAAGAGGATCACATGTCCTCAGGAG ATGGAGAACAGACCCAAATACTACGGCAGAGA gtTTCATGGCATGATCTCTCGAGAATATGCAGATGAGCTTCTGGCGGGAGCAGAGGGTGCTTACCTCATCAGGGAGAGCCAAAGACAGCCAGGGACACACACCTTGGCCTTAAG GTTCGGGCACCAGACCCTCAACTACAGATTGTTCTATGACGGGAAGCACTTTGTCGGAGAGAAGAGGTTCGAGTCGGTCCATGACCTCGTGACGGACGCCCTCATCACTCTCTACATCGAGACCAAGGCGGCGGAGTACATCGCCAAAATGACCACTAACCCCATCTACGAGCATCTCGGTTACACGTCGTTGCTCAAGGACAAGATGGTGCACAGGCTGAGCCGCGGACGCACGGAGCCACGCAGGGTCACCTTCCAGAGAGATGAAAGG ATCACCTCACCTCTGGTGCGACGGAGTGCCTTGAAGGATACACCAGAGAAGCAGTGCTTCTATGAGAAGATACACAACTTCAAG GTACACACCTTCCGAGGCCCGCACTGGTGCGAGTACTGTGCCAACTTTATGTGGGGCCTCATCGCCCAGGGTGTCCGCTGCTCAG ATTGCGGGCTGAATGTACACAAACAGTGCTCCAAACTGGTTCCCAGCGACTGCCAGCCGGACCTGCGCAGGATAAAGAAAGTCTTCAGCTGTGACCTCACCACGCTTGTCAAAGCTCATAACACGACGCGGCCCATGGTGGTGGACATGTGTATTCGAGAGATAGAGCTGAGAG GTATGAAATCTGAAGGTCTCTACCGGGTGTCTGGCTTCTCAGAGCACATAGAGGATGTGAGGCTCTCCTTTGACCGAG ATGGTGAAAAGGCTGACATCAGTGCCAGTGCCTATGCAGACATCAACATCATTGCTGGTGCTTTGAAGCTCTACTTAAGAGACCTTCCCATTCCAGTCATTACGTTTGACTTGTACTCAAAATTTATTCAAGCTGCAA AACTTCCAAATGCTGAATCCAGACTGGAGGCCGTCCACGAGAGTCTTCTGCAGCTCCCCCCGGCCCACTACGAGACCCTACGTTACCTGATGGCTCACCTCAAGAG ggTGACACAGTTCGAAAAGGACAATTTAATGAATTCGGAGAACCTTGGGATTGTCTACGGTCCAACGCTCATGCAGCCGCCGGAGCAGAATGCCTTGATAACCCTGAATGACATGAGGCAGCAGAAACTAGTGGTGCAGCTTATGATCGAGCATGAAGATGTCTTATTCTAA
- the fkbp14 gene encoding peptidyl-prolyl cis-trans isomerase FKBP14 gives MIIFSICSILPSLFVLFVTGAKLPEPEVKIEVLHKPFMCLRKSKYGDMLLVHHEGYLESNGTLFYSSRKEGDHNPVWFTLGLREVLKGWDKGLQNMCTGERRKLTVPPSLAYGKEGKGKIAPGSTLIFDIELMEIRNGPRSHDSFKEMDLNDDWKLCREEVREYLKKEFEKHGYSHNDTDHESMVEDIFKNEDEDKDGFISVREFTYQHDEL, from the exons atgattattttttctatttgttcGATATTGCCCtcactgtttgtgttgtttgtcaCTGGGGCGAAACTGCCTGAGCCAGAAGTTAAAATTGAAGTTTTACATAAACCCTTCATGTGTTTACGaaagtcaaagtatggagacatGCTTCTTGTTCATCACGAGGGATACTTGGAGAGTAATGGCACCCTGTTTTATTCCAG CCGCAAAGAGGGGGATCACAATCCAGTCTGGTTCACTCTTGGATTGCGAGAGGTGCTCAAGGGTTGGGATAAGGGTCTGCAGAACATGTGCACAGGAGAGCGCAGGAAGCTGACCGTCCCTCCATCTCTGGCATATGGCAAGGAAGGAAAAG gCAAGATCGCTCCGGGCAGTACCCTCATTTTTGACATTGAGCTCATGGAGATCCGAAATGGTCCCAGGTCACATGATTCGTTCAAGGAGATGGATCTCAATGATGACTGGAAGCTCTGTAGAGAGGAG GTGAGAGAGTACCTGAAGAAAGAATTTGAGAAGCACGGATACTCCCATAATGACACAGATCATGAGTCGATGGTAGAGGACATCTTCAAAAATGAGGATGAAGACAAAGATGGTTTTATATCTGTGAGGGAATTCACCTACCAACACGATGAACTCTAA